The following nucleotide sequence is from Pedobacter sp. PACM 27299.
AAAATTATAAACTGCATCTATTCAGAAGATTGTCTTCGGCTGCCGCAGTGATACTGATGATTGGCGCGGGCTATTTTTGGTTCAGCAGCAAATCGAAGGAGGAAAAAGAGCAACAGGCCTATCATGACATCAGTCCGGGGAAAAATGCAGCAACGCTTACGTTGGCCAATGGCAAAAAGATCGTACTCAGCAGTGATGTGAAAGGCGAACTGGCCACTGAGGCTGGGGTAAGTATTACAAAAACTGCCGATGGACAACTGATCTATGAATTAAAAGATCAGCAAAATGGAGATCCGAAAGCGGTCAACAAACTTGTTACTGCCAATGGTGAATCTTACCAGCTGCGTTTACCTGATGGCACCATGGTTTGGCTGAATGCGGCTTCTTCTATCACTTATCCGGTATCTTTTTCTAATACAGTATTGCGTGAAGTTGAACTGGCGGGAGAGGCTTATTTTGAAGTCGTTAAAGACAAGAAACGTCCCTTTGTAGTCAGTACAAATCATCAGCAGATCCGTGTTTTAGGGACTGAATTTAATGTAAATGCTTACCCTGATGAGCCTGAGCAAAGGACAACTTTGCTGGAAGGCAGTATAAAATTAAGCATGGAAGATGGTGCCCTTGCCCGGGTATTAAAACCAGGTGAGCAAGCCGTTTCTGCAGGAAAACAGCTTCAGGTATCTACAGTAGATGTAGACCAGGCGGTGGATTGGAAGAATGGTGATTTTATATTCCAGTCGGAACCTTTAATCTCCTTAATGAGACGTGTTTCCAGGTGGTATAACGTGCAGGTAGTTTATGCGAGCGGTGTAGACAAGGAAGGCACATTTACCGGAAAAGTATCCAGAAGTAAAAACATTTCTGTATTGCTGAAAGCATTGCAGTCGGGCGGACTAAAATTTGACGTCCTTGGCAATAAGATCATAGTAAAAAATCAATCTACATAAATTCAACTTAACCAACCAAACAAATGAAAAAAAACTACAAACAAGATCCCTAAGTCTGGAAGATATAAGTAAAATGATGGCCGAAAGTGTACCACCACTTCCGGCCGGTGTTTCAGCTTATCTACTAGCCCCCGGAAAACCGGGTAATTCATAACAATTATTAATGAACTGATGTAGGTTGCCCTGAAACTTTTGAGGTGCAGGCAACTAACTGATTAAACACGATGTAAATATATGATATTTTACACCAAAAGCCTATGCAGGCAAGGGACTGCTATTGCCAAAATTTCACTGCGGATGAATCCTGTTTTTAGCAGGCTCAGTGCGGTAAATCAAAATAAATGGATCATGAGAATTAAACTGATGGTCGTCTTGTTAACTTCTGCTATTCTACAGGTAAGTGCGAGTACTTATGGGCAGAATGTGACGCTTAAACACGAGCGGGTGAAGTTGGCGGCGGTATTGAACGAGATTAGAAAACAGAGCGGCGTTGATTTCGTGTATAGCGATAAAATCATCGCCTTGTCTAAACCAGTGAGCATCAATGTAGAAAATGTGAGTCTTGAAGCGGCGCTGGAAGAGTGTTTTAGAAACCAGCCGGTTACCTTCACGATTGACCATAAGATGGTGACGATCATCAAGCGGCCAGCTGCTGTGCTGCGGATGGATCAGTTGATTATCGCGAGATTAAGCGGCGTAGTAAAAGATACTGATGGAAATCCTTTACCAGGCGCTTCGATTGCCATCAAAGGGACTACTAAGCACGTTATTACAGATGCAGAGGGTAGATTTGTATTGGATGGGGCACAGAAAGGCGATATTATTGTGGTTACCTATGTAGGTTTCGTTTCGCAGGAAGTAGTTTGGAATGGCGAGGGACAGTTGAATGTGAAACTCGCTAGCCAGGAGCAAGGGCTGGATGATGTGATTGTGGTAGCTTATGGCACTGCAAAAAAATCAACCTTCACAGGATCTGTTGCGGTGATCAGCGGAGAGAAACTGGCAAAAGTTCCAGGTTCTAGTTTTACGGAATCTTTACAGGGAATGGGAAGCGGTGTCAATGTAGTGAATAACGAAGGTAATCCTGGAGGAAATACCCGTATTCAGATCCGCGGGATCAGCTCTATGAGCGGTGCATCTAAACCATTATATGTACTGGATGGTATGCCTTACGATGGAGAATTGAATTCCATTTCACCGAGTGATATCGAGTCGATCTCTGTATTAAAAGATGCTGCGGCCTCCTCACTTTACGGTTCACGTGCCTCTGATGGGGTCGTGATGATCACCACAAAAAAAGGAAAATCAGACATTCCAAAAATCAATTTCCGCTCTGCCTGGGGAACCTCAGACAATGCGATTGGAAATCCGGTGAAGGCAGATCCAGCACAGCAATTGCTGTATACCTGGGAAGGAATGTACAACGATCAGTTTTATAAATACGGAATGACGAAGGCTGATGCTGGAAACTGGGCATCGAACAATGTACTGGGTAAAATCTTAAAAGCAGTGACCAATTCTGCCGGACAATCAAGCTATGTATCTCCTTTTAAGCACATCAATGAAAACTATGTACTGCATGATGGCAATGGAAATCCATACCTGAACCCTAACCTGCAAATGGTATGGGATCCTTCAGATTATGATGTGAATGGGGCAGTATATTCCCGTAAACTGCGTCAGGATTATGGTCTTGATGTGAGTGGAGCCAGCAGCAATGGGAAGACAAATTACCTGATTTCAGGTTCTTACCTTGATGATAAAGGTTATGCGAGCAACCAGTATTTCAAACGCTACACCTTTAGAACAAATGTGACCACACAGGCGACAGACTGGTTGCAGCTGGGTGGAAGTATCGCTTACAGCAGTTCAAGACAGAATACTTCGGGTTCGATGCGTGCGCAGATTTTCACGACTACCATGTCTTCACCATGGTTGAGAAATATTGACAATACCGATTGGGTGTATTCTGAGAAAACCGGTAAAAGAATGTTCGATTATGGTTCTTATGTCAATAACTTCTTCGGTATCCACCCAATGAACAATGGCGGTGATTATTGGAACAATCCAAATGATGAAGATTTCAATAACAATCAGGCTAGCCTGGTTTCCACCCGCTTTTTTGCAAATGTTAAACTTCCTTTTGACCTGAATTTTAAATCCAGTTTAGGGATCGACAATAGCAGTACCAAGTACTTTTTATATGGTTCTGCCGTTCATGGCTCGGGACAGATGGCGCCTTATGGACTAACCGTACTCACCTCTGGTGGTAATGCAACCAGAAGCAATGCTGACATTACTTCTTTAACCTGGAATAACATATTGACTTGGAATAAAAAGTTTGGCGATCATAGTTTCAGCGCTTTAGCCGGACAGGAATTGTACAATTACAATTACTTATACAACACTGCTTATGGAGAGGGGATCATGCAGATTGGTCAGTATGAGCTGAGCTCCACCACTAGAAACTGGAGTAATGGTTCTCAAAAAGACCGTTATGGATTATTTTCATTCCTTGGTAAGGTAGATTATGACTTCCAGAACAAATATTACCTATCGTCCTCTATTAGAAGTGATGGTTCATCTCGTTTTCATCCTGACAACCGCTGGGGGTATTTCTACTCGGTAGGTGCTTCATGGAGAATGTCTAATGAAAACTTCATTAAGGATACAGAATGGATCAATAACTTATCGCTTCGCGCTAGTTATGGTACCAATGGAAATGATAAATTGACCACCAGAAATGCAGATGGTAGTCCGGGTTCTGAAACACTGTACGCTTACGAAGGGGTATATGAAGATGATCCTATGTACGGAAACCCTGGATTACGTCCTTCAACCATAGCTACACCAGAACTAAGATGGGAGAGCAATAAACTCCTGAATGTAGCCCTTGATTTCAATATCTTTAAAACCATTACCGGTACAGTAGAATATTATACCCGTAATTCATCGGGTTTGTTGTATCAGAAACCATTGCCACTATCTGCACAAGCAGGTGCTATCATAGGAAAAAACACCAATTTGGGCAATATTCGCAATAGTGGTTTTGAAGTAAGTCTGGGTGCGGAGCTGATCCGTAGCAAAGATTTCGGCTGGAGAATTGATGCCAATATCTCTACCCTGAAAAATGAAGTAACCTACCTTCCTGGCGGTGCATTTACTTTCGCCAACCGTGCCGCAACTTATAAACTGGAAGAAGGACATTCTGTTTACGACTTCTTTATGGTGAAAAATGCAGGTGTGAATCCTGATAATGGAAATATGCGTTACTTGGTTAAGGATGGTGCCGGAGGTTGGAAAACTACCGAGAACTATGCTGAAGTAACCACAGCTGATTATCAATATGGCGGATCGGCATTGCCTAAAGCTTATGGATCATTTACCAATAGCTTTGATTACGGTGGATTTGACCTGTCGATCATGTTCTACTACTCTCTGGGCGGTAAAATGTTCGATTATGGTTATATAGAGCGTACCGCATTGCGTGGTGGAGTAGGTGTGATTCCAGACCTGGTAGCAGACAGGTGGAAAAATCCTGGTGATCAGGCGATGTTCCCAAAATGGTCTAACGACAATTATGCAGATACGCGCAGGGCTTCAGATTTTTATGTGTTCAACAATAGCTATTTACGTCTGAGGAACTTAACGCTAGGCTTTACATTACCTAAAGAACTCAGTAAAAAACTGGGTATGACCTCTGCCCGTATTTACCTGACTGGAAATAACCTGCTGACTTTCGGATCGGCTAAAAACCGTTATTCAGATCCTGAAACAGGAGTATTGGGAAATAATTACAACGGTAATGCGGATACAGATAATGGTGTTCAGGGTTCCAGAAGAATCTATATGGGCGGTATCCAGGTTTCATTTTAATAACAAATAGATACGACAACGATGAAAACAATATATAAAACAGTCTTATTGCTGGCAGTACCCGTTTTAATGACAAGCTTCGCCGGCTGTAAAAAATTCCTGGACACAAAATCATCAACCGCTACCTCTGATGGGGCAGTGCTTAAAAATGTGACCCAGCTGAATATGGTGCTGACCTCAGCCTATAAAAAACTGTATTTTAACAATGGCGGGGCCGATAGGGCTTATTCAGGTCTGGCAGGATTACAGATGTATGTAGATCTGGGCGGTGCTGATATCCTGAGCCACACCAATATGGGTGGCAATCAGGTGATTTCCTATACTTATGAGCCTACCAGGACGCAGATTACCGGTAATTCAGATGCGATCTGGTCTATGATGTATAAAACCATTAACGAGGTCAATGCGATTATTACTGCCTTACCAACTGCAGATGGCGGTCCGGAATTGAAACAGCAGATTATGGGACAGGCAAAAGCCATTCGTGGCATCTGTTATTTCCACCTGATCCAAAACTATCAGCAAACGTATATGCTGGCAAAAAATAAACCAGGGGTGATCCTGAGGTTATCTTCTACCGATCCGGAAAGTATGCCGCGTTCTACTGTAGAAGCCTGCTACCAACAGATCCTGGCTGACTTGAAAGAGGCAAAAGGACTACTTGCCAATTATGAGCGTCCGAACAAATGGACAATTGATAAAAATGTGATTTCAGGACAATTGGCCAGAGTGTATCTGGTGATGAACGATTGGCCAAATGCGCTTGCCGAAGCAACAACTGCTTACAATGCTTACAGTCAGTTGATGACTCGTGATCAATATAGAAGTGGTTTCGATAAGGTGATCACCAATGGTTACCCAGAGATCATGTGGGCCATGAAATACACGGATACGGATAATATTGGCGGAAGCACCCAGTTTAACTTCTGGTACAACCAGGATGAAAGCTATGGTGAAGGTTTTACAGATGGACCAATTTACGCCTTCCTGAGTTTTTTCGCAGACGGCAAGTATGAGCAGCTGTTTGAAAAGACAGAAGACAGGTACCAGTTCTGGAAGCGTACTAAGAATGCTTCTCAGGAATGGTCTACAAAATGGGCGTATAACAAATACAAACATTATGGCGATGCGAATGGTGCGGTACAGGGAAATACGCGTCCGGAAGTTTCCTTGATGAGAGGTTCTGAAATGCTGTTGATCATGGCGGAAGCTGCGGCTAATTCTGGTGGAGATGGTTTGACTTACTTAAACCGTTTGCAAAGAGCAAGAGGAGTGGTCAATGTGACTACTGCCGCTGCTGGTCCAACATTACTGGAAGCCATTTATGTAGAAAGACGCAAGGAATTACTTTGTGAAGGGGTGACCGGTTTTTATGACCTGCTGCGCCTGCAGAAACCATTGCTTCGTTACCAGGAAACTGCCACTTATAAAGAAGGACATTATACCTGGGGTGTAAACCAATTGAATGGTTATGTGGCTTCAGCAACAAACCCTACGGGTACATTGCCATCAAATGATTACCGCTTTATCTGTCAGATTCCACAATTGGAAATGGCCAATAATGAGGCACTTAAACCTGCTGATCAGAATCCTTATTCAGGACAATAGTAAGGGGATTAATAAAATAAAAAAAAGCTGCCTGGTTTATGATCAGGCAGCTTTTTTTATTGAATAATTTTCTCTTACCAGTATTAATCGCAGTTTGGAATGGTATAAGTATAAGTTTCTGCAACTCCTGTTGGGAAGCTGTAAATCATTCCTTTTCCAGTCTCAAACCAGAACTTGCCGCGAAGCTTTTCTCTGGTACCGATCTCATTCATCGAAAGACTGTCGAAAATACGGCCGTTGATCATTACATATTTAATCTTTTCAGAGTTTCTGATGTCGTTCAAAGGATTGGCATCCATGATCACTAAATCCGCTAGTTTTCCTGGCTCCAGAGAACCGATTTCTTTATCCATACCTAAGTATGCTGCGCCGTTTAAAGTACCGCTTCGGATGGCTTGTAATGGCGACATTCCGCCTTGTACCAGCATCCACAGTTCCCAATGTGCACCTAGCCCTTGAATCTGACCGTGAGCACCCAGGTTTACTTTTACGCCTGCATCGGCAATTTGTTTAGTTGCCTTGGCCACTTCAATATGTCCGTAATCTCCATATTCAGAAGTTGTTCGTCTTCTGGCTCGTGCATCAATAATCGCACGTGGGGTGAAAGCCATCAATCGCTCATTTTCCCAAACATTGGTTCTATCGTACCAGTAGTTTTCTCCCCACTGACTACCGTAACTTACGATCAGTGTTGGTGTATAACCAACTGCGGTATTGCCCCAGAAAGAAGTGACGTCTTTATAAACTGGTGCTACAGGAATGCTATGCTCAATTCCGGTATGACCATCAGCCACCATGTTCATATTGGTGAAAAACGTAGATCCACCTTCAGGCACCACTTCCATTTTCAATTGTCGGGCTGCTTCAAGTATCTGCTGACGCTGATCTCTTCTTGGTTGATTGTAAGATTTTACTGAAAACGCACCCACTGCTTTTAATCTCTTCAGGTGAGATAGTGCATCATCAAGGCTGTTGATCACGACTTTAAAATCGCCATCAGCACCGTATAAAATAGAACCTGTAGAGTATAAACGAGGACCAACCATTCTGCCTGCTTTCAACATTTCCGACTGGCTGAATACCATTTCTGTATTGCTGGAAGGGTCATGAGAGGAAGTTACCCCGAAAGCAAGGTTGGCCATATAGGACCAATCCTGCTGCGGTGAAATCCCATCAGGACTTGTTCTTAAGTGTGCATGTACATCCACGATCCCTGGCATAATCGTTTTGCCGGTCACATCAATTACCTTAGCATTCGCAGGAACGGCCATTTCCGAAGACTTACCAACTGCAATAATCTTGTTGTTTTCTACGAGAATGGTTCCTTCTTCAATTACTTCATCGCCTTTCATCGTGATGATTCTAGCACCTGTTAACGCCAGCAAACCATTAGGACGGTCGCTTTTCAATTTTAAGCCTAGAGGAAGACCAACAGTATCTGGTTTTTGAGCGACTTGTATACCTGCATCATCGAAGCTAAAAGCTGATTTGATATCTTTGCTGAAGTATCTATCGCCTAAGGTCCATATTAACTTTTGTGAGTCATTGCTCCAATGGATATACGTTCCGCCATCTTTAGTGATTTTGGTCAGTGGAATTGCTTTGTTTGTTGCAGAAAGTTCTAGTGGAGTACCTACAGTAACCATTGGTGTTACGTAAACATTAAACAACTCTGTGAAAGCCATCCATTTTCCATCCGGACTTGGGGTAAATTGTGTGACATAAGTAGAGGTGTAATGGGTTCTCTCATTTGCACCATTCAGGTCGATGCTTTTAAACGCTTTTTTACCATTTTCATAACCCTGGAAATAAATACGGGTATCATCTGTATTGAACTGTGGCTTGATACCATTGTCGGAGATTAAGGTTTTTGTTCCGCCATTCGCCGACATGATGTAGATTCCTGTTCCTCTGCCATAAGCATATCCTAATACATCATTTCCTATTCCTTTTCTGAAAATAATGCGGTCTCCTTTGTTAGAGTAGGATGGAGAGTAGTAGAATCCTTTTTCATCCGTTAGGGTGATGGTTTTTCCTGATTTCAGGTCTGTTCTTTTGATCGCACCTTTTAACTCATCGTTCCAGGTGGTATAAATCACGTATTTTCCGTCGTTACTGATTTTGGGTTCAAACTCAAAATCAACACCATTCGTGACACGTTCAGGACTCCCATCAGGTAAGTCTTTTTTGTAGAGAAATCCTGCAGCATTGAAGATCACCATTTTTCCATCCGCAGAGGTGGTCAGCTGTCTGATCATTTTTACATCAAATTCATTGCTGTATACCTGATGCGGGAAATGTACCGCTTGCTGAACAGTCTGCTTACTATTCACCTGGAAAGGAATGTCGTTGCTAATTAAGGTGGACAGTTCGATTCTTTTGATTTTTCCTTTAGCGTAAAATACAATGTTTTTATTGTCTGGTGTCCAGGCAAAATTTGGATAGACTCCAAAGATCGCCCAGGTTTCCTGCTGGTCATGAGAAAGATCTTCATATACCGGCCATTCTTCGGCGGTACGTAAATTCTGTACATATAAGACAGATTTTAGGCGAACGCGTTTTACATAAGCCATCATTTTTCCATCCGGAGAGATCTGCGGACGGGCAGCACCACCTTGCTGTGCCACAAGATTGCTGAGTTTGCCAGTCACCATATCTAATTGGCGGATGGCGTAAATCATCCCGTTTGGATCTTTACTGTATTCAAAATTAGGTCCAGGAGCCATATCTTCAGAGAAGTATAAGTACCTGCCGTTCGGGCTGATATTTGGCTCACCGGCATCCTGCTGGTCGTTTTTTCTTTTGGTCAGTTGTACACCTTCACCACCATACATGCTGTACATCCACATTTCTCCTGCACCAAGAGAACGTGAGCCGGTAAAGTGTTTACGAGCCACCAGGTATTCACTGTTTGGTGTCCAGGTTGCATTATTCAGCAATCGGAAAGTTTCTTTGGTGACTTGTCTTTTTCCGGAACCATCGCGGTTCATGATCCATATATTATCAGCTCCATTCTTATCACTGGTATAAGAAATGTATTTTCCGTTCGGACTAAAGCGTGGCTGAATGTCCCATGGCACGCCTCCACTCAATAGGGTAGCATTTCCACCGCTGATAGGCATGCTGTAAATATCTCCCAACAGGTCAAAAACAATATCTTTACCATCGGCACTCACATCCAGGTTCATCCAGGTTCCTTCATCGGTTTCAATATTGAAGGTTTTTGTTGGGCCCTGGTATTTTTCAATGTCCCATTTCTTTTCCTGGGAAAAGGCAGACTGAAAGATGAATACCAAAGCTAATGGTAGTAAAGTTTTTTTCATCATGTAGATCGGTGTAAATAAGCCTGCAATTTAATAATATCAGTTCATTTTTATAGTTTTGATGTTAACCTTTTTATGAGCGAAGCCGAGATACTTAAAAAATACTGGGGGTTTGAGACTTTCAGACCACTCCAATCAGACATCATCAGTTCCGTTTTAAATGGCCATGATACTTTAGCGTTGTTGCCAACCGGCGGAGGTAAGTCCCTTTGCTTTCAGATACCTGCATTGGCCAGGGAAGGGATTTGTATTGTCATTTCGCCCCTCATTGCTTTGATGAAAGATCAGGTGGAAAACCTGAAAGCCAAAGGTATTGAGGCGGTCGCGATCTATGCAGGGATGGGAAAAAGAGAAATCGATATCCTGCTCGACAATTGTATTTATGGTAAGATTAAGTTTTTATACTTGTCGCCGGAAAGATTATTATCAGAAATTGTACGCATTCGTATTGCTTACATGAATGTGAATTTAATTGCGGTAGATGAAGCGCATTGTATTTCCCAATGGGGATATGATTTTCGGCCACCCTATCAGCAGATCGCTGAAATCCGTGATATCCATCCTAAAGTACCGATTCTGGCCTTAACTGCTACTGCTACGCAGTTTGTGCGGGCAGATATTGTCGATAAACTAAAATTTAAAGACAGCAAAATCTATGTGCAGAGTTTTGAGCGTAAGAACCTGAGCTATGTGGTGATGGACAAAGAGGATAAATATGGAAAACTCCTGGATATCGTGAAAAACGTGAAGGGGAGTGGTTTGGTATATGTTAGGAATAGAAGAGAGACTGTTGAAGTCGCTTCTTTTTTAACGAGACATCATTTAGCGGCAGATTTTTACCATGCAGGAATTGAGAAGGCCGACCGCTTCCGCAAGCAGGACGAGTGGAAAAAAAATAAAATAAGGGTGATGGTGGCAACCAATGCTTTTGGGATGGGGATCGATAAGCCGGATGTGCGCTTTGTGGTACACCTGGATCTACCGGAAAGTCTGGAAGCTTATTATCAGGAAGCCGGCAGGGCAGGGCGTGATGAGCAAAAAGCCTACGCGGTATTGCTGGCCAATAAATCCGACCAGGCTTCATTAAAAGCCAAATATGCAGATCATTTTCCCAGTGTAGAGGATATCAAAAAGACTTACCATTATCTTGGAAATTATTTCCAGCTCGCCTTTGGTGCTGGAGAAGGACTGACTTTTAATTTTGATCTTGCTGATTTCTGCAAGCGTTTTAATGTAGGCGTGATCAAGACCATGGCCGCACTTAAGTTTCTGGAGCATGATGGTTACCTGACGCTTTCTGAAAACATCTTTTTGCCTTCCAGGGTGTTGTTTACTGCTGCTCATGAAGATGTTTATCGTTTTCAAATAGAAAATGCAGGATATGATCCGCTGATCAAAGCGATCCTGCGTTCTTATGGGGGCGCCTTTGATCAGTATGTGAGAATTGAAGAAAATGAGCTGGCTAAGAAAGTTGGACTCTCTTACAGCACGGCAAAGAAGATGATCAGTAACCTGGAAGAACAGGGTTTATTGTCTTATCTGCCACAATCGGATCAGCCTCAGCTCCAATATATCCGCCCAAGAGTAGATTTTGTGCACATGGATATTGATGTGAAATACATCAAACTGAGAAAGAAAATCCAGCTGGATCAGATCAATTCAGTATTGGCTTATACCGATACTAAGGAATGCAGGAGTGTGCAGCTGCTGCGTTATTTTGATGAGCCAGATGCCGATAAATGCGGTGTTTGCGACGTTTGTCTGGAAGAAAAAAAAGCAGATGATCAGGATTTACGCTTCGACCGGATTGATTTTGAACTGGTCACTTTACTGCAAACGAAAGCACAGTCTATTGAGGATCTGGTGACCGGCATCAAAACCGGCAATGAAAATGATCGGTTAGGACGTATCCGTGAATTGCTGGATGCCGGAAAAATTAAAACAGATGGTAAAAACTATTATTTGTAAATTGCAATAAAATTATTCCCTATGAAGAAATTACAACTTATCGCTTTTGCTATTCCTGTACTTTTAGCAGGATGTACTTCAAAATGTATTGAAGATTCAGGAATCCAGATCACTAAAGTAGTGGAACTGAAAAGTTATGATAAAATCAAGGTGAGCGGTACGATTAAATTGGTTTTGACGCAGGACAGTACTTATAACGTGAAGATCCAGGCGGATTCTAATATAGTACCACTGATCAGATCAAGGCTGAGTGGCAGCGAACTGGAACTTAAATTAGAGAACGGAAAATACTGTGGTACGGACTCTGTGGTGATTTATGCAGGAATTGGTGAGCTGAAAGAGTTGGAAACCAATGGCATGGTGCGTGTGGTAGGAACGGGGCCTATCTATGTGAAAGACCTGGACCTTGATCTGCAAGGCAGTTCTGATGTGAATCTGAACATCAATGCGAGTAAGCTGAGCTCGAAAATTGATGGCGTAGGAAAACTAACTTTAACCGGCCAAACAGGTACTCATGTGTTAAAAACAAGCGGCAATGCAAAATTAGAAGCATTTGATTTTGTAGCAGGGATCTATGATATCAATATTGATGGTACTGGAAAAGCCAATATCAATGTACT
It contains:
- a CDS encoding SusC/RagA family TonB-linked outer membrane protein, coding for MRIKLMVVLLTSAILQVSASTYGQNVTLKHERVKLAAVLNEIRKQSGVDFVYSDKIIALSKPVSINVENVSLEAALEECFRNQPVTFTIDHKMVTIIKRPAAVLRMDQLIIARLSGVVKDTDGNPLPGASIAIKGTTKHVITDAEGRFVLDGAQKGDIIVVTYVGFVSQEVVWNGEGQLNVKLASQEQGLDDVIVVAYGTAKKSTFTGSVAVISGEKLAKVPGSSFTESLQGMGSGVNVVNNEGNPGGNTRIQIRGISSMSGASKPLYVLDGMPYDGELNSISPSDIESISVLKDAAASSLYGSRASDGVVMITTKKGKSDIPKINFRSAWGTSDNAIGNPVKADPAQQLLYTWEGMYNDQFYKYGMTKADAGNWASNNVLGKILKAVTNSAGQSSYVSPFKHINENYVLHDGNGNPYLNPNLQMVWDPSDYDVNGAVYSRKLRQDYGLDVSGASSNGKTNYLISGSYLDDKGYASNQYFKRYTFRTNVTTQATDWLQLGGSIAYSSSRQNTSGSMRAQIFTTTMSSPWLRNIDNTDWVYSEKTGKRMFDYGSYVNNFFGIHPMNNGGDYWNNPNDEDFNNNQASLVSTRFFANVKLPFDLNFKSSLGIDNSSTKYFLYGSAVHGSGQMAPYGLTVLTSGGNATRSNADITSLTWNNILTWNKKFGDHSFSALAGQELYNYNYLYNTAYGEGIMQIGQYELSSTTRNWSNGSQKDRYGLFSFLGKVDYDFQNKYYLSSSIRSDGSSRFHPDNRWGYFYSVGASWRMSNENFIKDTEWINNLSLRASYGTNGNDKLTTRNADGSPGSETLYAYEGVYEDDPMYGNPGLRPSTIATPELRWESNKLLNVALDFNIFKTITGTVEYYTRNSSGLLYQKPLPLSAQAGAIIGKNTNLGNIRNSGFEVSLGAELIRSKDFGWRIDANISTLKNEVTYLPGGAFTFANRAATYKLEEGHSVYDFFMVKNAGVNPDNGNMRYLVKDGAGGWKTTENYAEVTTADYQYGGSALPKAYGSFTNSFDYGGFDLSIMFYYSLGGKMFDYGYIERTALRGGVGVIPDLVADRWKNPGDQAMFPKWSNDNYADTRRASDFYVFNNSYLRLRNLTLGFTLPKELSKKLGMTSARIYLTGNNLLTFGSAKNRYSDPETGVLGNNYNGNADTDNGVQGSRRIYMGGIQVSF
- a CDS encoding RagB/SusD family nutrient uptake outer membrane protein; this translates as MKTIYKTVLLLAVPVLMTSFAGCKKFLDTKSSTATSDGAVLKNVTQLNMVLTSAYKKLYFNNGGADRAYSGLAGLQMYVDLGGADILSHTNMGGNQVISYTYEPTRTQITGNSDAIWSMMYKTINEVNAIITALPTADGGPELKQQIMGQAKAIRGICYFHLIQNYQQTYMLAKNKPGVILRLSSTDPESMPRSTVEACYQQILADLKEAKGLLANYERPNKWTIDKNVISGQLARVYLVMNDWPNALAEATTAYNAYSQLMTRDQYRSGFDKVITNGYPEIMWAMKYTDTDNIGGSTQFNFWYNQDESYGEGFTDGPIYAFLSFFADGKYEQLFEKTEDRYQFWKRTKNASQEWSTKWAYNKYKHYGDANGAVQGNTRPEVSLMRGSEMLLIMAEAAANSGGDGLTYLNRLQRARGVVNVTTAAAGPTLLEAIYVERRKELLCEGVTGFYDLLRLQKPLLRYQETATYKEGHYTWGVNQLNGYVASATNPTGTLPSNDYRFICQIPQLEMANNEALKPADQNPYSGQ
- a CDS encoding amidohydrolase family protein, whose protein sequence is MKKTLLPLALVFIFQSAFSQEKKWDIEKYQGPTKTFNIETDEGTWMNLDVSADGKDIVFDLLGDIYSMPISGGNATLLSGGVPWDIQPRFSPNGKYISYTSDKNGADNIWIMNRDGSGKRQVTKETFRLLNNATWTPNSEYLVARKHFTGSRSLGAGEMWMYSMYGGEGVQLTKRKNDQQDAGEPNISPNGRYLYFSEDMAPGPNFEYSKDPNGMIYAIRQLDMVTGKLSNLVAQQGGAARPQISPDGKMMAYVKRVRLKSVLYVQNLRTAEEWPVYEDLSHDQQETWAIFGVYPNFAWTPDNKNIVFYAKGKIKRIELSTLISNDIPFQVNSKQTVQQAVHFPHQVYSNEFDVKMIRQLTTSADGKMVIFNAAGFLYKKDLPDGSPERVTNGVDFEFEPKISNDGKYVIYTTWNDELKGAIKRTDLKSGKTITLTDEKGFYYSPSYSNKGDRIIFRKGIGNDVLGYAYGRGTGIYIMSANGGTKTLISDNGIKPQFNTDDTRIYFQGYENGKKAFKSIDLNGANERTHYTSTYVTQFTPSPDGKWMAFTELFNVYVTPMVTVGTPLELSATNKAIPLTKITKDGGTYIHWSNDSQKLIWTLGDRYFSKDIKSAFSFDDAGIQVAQKPDTVGLPLGLKLKSDRPNGLLALTGARIITMKGDEVIEEGTILVENNKIIAVGKSSEMAVPANAKVIDVTGKTIMPGIVDVHAHLRTSPDGISPQQDWSYMANLAFGVTSSHDPSSNTEMVFSQSEMLKAGRMVGPRLYSTGSILYGADGDFKVVINSLDDALSHLKRLKAVGAFSVKSYNQPRRDQRQQILEAARQLKMEVVPEGGSTFFTNMNMVADGHTGIEHSIPVAPVYKDVTSFWGNTAVGYTPTLIVSYGSQWGENYWYDRTNVWENERLMAFTPRAIIDARARRRTTSEYGDYGHIEVAKATKQIADAGVKVNLGAHGQIQGLGAHWELWMLVQGGMSPLQAIRSGTLNGAAYLGMDKEIGSLEPGKLADLVIMDANPLNDIRNSEKIKYVMINGRIFDSLSMNEIGTREKLRGKFWFETGKGMIYSFPTGVAETYTYTIPNCD
- a CDS encoding FecR family protein, with amino-acid sequence MDQSDKKQEELLKKYQQGTCSPEEIAAVHYLYNLAAASAASAADDSVAEMDQGIGEEIWNRLPAGRKNYKLHLFRRLSSAAAVILMIGAGYFWFSSKSKEEKEQQAYHDISPGKNAATLTLANGKKIVLSSDVKGELATEAGVSITKTADGQLIYELKDQQNGDPKAVNKLVTANGESYQLRLPDGTMVWLNAASSITYPVSFSNTVLREVELAGEAYFEVVKDKKRPFVVSTNHQQIRVLGTEFNVNAYPDEPEQRTTLLEGSIKLSMEDGALARVLKPGEQAVSAGKQLQVSTVDVDQAVDWKNGDFIFQSEPLISLMRRVSRWYNVQVVYASGVDKEGTFTGKVSRSKNISVLLKALQSGGLKFDVLGNKIIVKNQST